In one window of Oryzias melastigma strain HK-1 linkage group LG5, ASM292280v2, whole genome shotgun sequence DNA:
- the zgc:171566 gene encoding zgc:171566 encodes MGRPAAAVFAVLAAVLACAPGRSQQLNDRPIIGVLAQENLPYDAFARGSSYIAASYVKYLESAGARVAPVRINLTDEEYTKIFQSINGLLLPGGDVDIQTSQFSRVAKIFYTLAIRANDAGDYFPIWGTCQGFQQLTVLTANKNLLTLTDTKAVSMPLKFTTAAKSSRLFRSFPKDLLQSLANENITSNFHSWSLSVQNYTKNAKLKRFYRVLSTNSDGKREFISTIEANRYPFYAVQWHPEKSPFEWIDKAGMVHSFPAIRASLYTASFFVSEAKKSQHRFSSAAEEEKALIYNYSPVFRGTTSIFVQNYYFD; translated from the exons ATGGGTCGGCCGGCTGCGGCAGTCTTCGCGGTGCTGGCCGCGGTCCTCGCATGCGCGCCGGGGAGAAGCCAGCAGCTCAATGACCGGCCTATTATCG GTGTGTTAGCTCAGGAGAATCTTCCATATGACGCGTTTGCTCGTGGCTCCTCCTACATCGCCGCCTCATATGTCAAATACCTGGAGAGTGCTGGAGCCCGCGTTGCACCCGTACG aATCAACTTAACAGATGAAGAATATACGAAGATTTTCCAATCAATAAATGG GCTTCTGCTGCCAGGAGGAGATGTAGACATTCAGACGTCACAGTTCAGTCGAGTCGCCAAAATCTTCTACACCTTGGCTATAAGA GCCAATGATGCTGGAGACTACTTTCCCATCTGGGGAACGTGCCAAGGTTTCCAGCAGCTCACCGTCCTCACAGCCAATAAAAACCTGCTCACTCTGACCGACACCAAAGCCGTGTCCATGCCCCTCAAATTCACAACAG CAGCCAAGTCCAGCCGATTATTCCGGAGTTTTCCCAAAGACCTGCTGCAGTCTCTGGCTAATGAAAACATCACCTCCAACTTCCACAGCTGGAGCCTTTCGGTTCAG AACTACACCAAGAATGCCAAACTAAAGAGGTTTTACCGGGTCCTGTCAACAAACAGCGATGGGAAGAGAGAGTTCATCTCCACCATTGAAG CCAACCGTTACCCGTTTTACGCTGTTCAGTGGCATCCAGAGAAAAGCCCCTTCGAGTGGATCGATAAGGCCGGCATGGTTCACTCCTTCCCTGCTATAAGAGCCAGCCTCTACACGGCCAGCTTCTTTGTGTCTGAAG CTAAGAAGAGCCAACACCGTTTCTCCAGCGCGGCTGAGGAAGAGAAAGCTCTCATTTACAACTATTCACCCGTCTTCAGAGGCACCACCAGCATCTTTGTGCAGAACTATTACTTTGATTGA